CAGTTGCGGGGACACGCACGCTGCCTCTGCTGGGACACGCTGCAGGGCTCCTGGCTCATGGCAtggcacagcctgcagcagcctttGCTTCTGCAAACGTGGCTGGCGGCAGCTGTGGGGATCTGGGCTTCTTCAGCCCCCCTCAGACATTCCCCAGCGAGACAGTGCACGGCGGCACCAAGGCAGCTCTTTGCGTCCCCAGTGTGTCCGTCCTGAGGGCTGCCACATCCGTCCTCTGCCCCCAAACCTCACAGCTCGGGTGGGGGCTCAGCCCAGGGCATGAGAAACCAGGCTGGGCTGCCCCCAGGCTGCTGTGGCACCGGCGGGAGGGGGCAGGCGGCTCATCGCGGGCCGTGCCATCCCATTTGCTCACGTAAGTCATCTCAGTGCTCGTAGGGATGATGGTCTCCAGAAAGGATCAGAGACCACATTAGCCCAGCGTGTCGGTGACTTGGCATGAGTGCCGCTGGTGCCGTTCTCCAGCAGAGAAGTGCTGGCACACAGGgattcctctgcagcattgctgTCGCCAGCGCAGAGGGGAAGCCTGGTCACCAGCCTCCAGCCACAGCTCCAGAGCAACCTGCCCAGCTCAAACCAGCACATCCTGCTGAGTGCAGGTCAATGGGCTCTTGCTacaaaaaggacatttttaaatttcccaGCCCCACAAACTCAGCCTGGACTCTGGCATCTTGTCTACACTGAAAATTGCCTACTGTCAACAAGGGGTgtcagcagcactgcagctgaaccagcgCCGAGCCGTCCTCCAAGGGCAGGACAGACTGTTCAGCACCGGCTGGGGACAGACAGCTAAAGCGTGCCGGGCAGCAGGCGCCGTCTGCTCCACCGGATCCTCAGGACGACCGCCCTGGGTCTGATCAAAGGTCGCTCCAGCGCAGCaccccacctctgcctgcaaCAAGCACTGAATGCTCAGGCAAAGAATGGGAAAGGCGAGCGCAATCCTTCCCCGGCACCGCTGCCCAGCTTCTACTGGTCAGCGATCAAGGATTTACTGGGTCAAAGACTGTACCTGGGTCGTGGTTTCTGACAAGCTGGGTACTTCGTTATCAGCACTGAGAATCTAAAAACTTAGTCATACCCTCTACCAGCCACTGTTGTACAGAGCTtaccccaccacctctgcaACAAACCCATTAGCTTGCGGTGGACTGCACgtggaaaatgaaagtaaacGTTGCCCTGAAGACAGACAGCAAGGGCCCACGTGGTCCGTAGCTCTGGCGCGTGGAGAAAAGCACTTGTGCTGCCTGCTTCCCACTCGGGTCGGGTGGCTGGGCAGGcccaccctctccccagcacgCTGCTGTGCTCATCCGGTGCAGTGAGGAAACGCGGCTGAAGGGAAAGAATCTGGTACGCTGCTCTGGTTtgtttctgatggaaaaatagAGATAGATGAAAACACCCAGGCTGCTCTATAAATACATCtaattttaattacttcaaaTTAGTTCCTTGGCAtccacccccaccccgctgcACAGTCTGCTTTGCAGCAAGCACGTATCATTCCGCCATTGAGGTCTTCTACAGCACAGCAGCGAGTTCCTTGTGCTTGCTTTCACCCCGCCTGGCAACGCAGCAGGGACGGCAGAGCCCAAGCACACggctggcaggagggaaggaggtgcCCTTCGAGGCCAAGCTCGACCAGCCAGCTGAAGAGACCGCTCCGTGGCCTTCACAGGAACGGGGATCAGCAACAGGAGTAGTCCCATTATTGCAGTTCTGGGTGGCCCCTCAGAACTGCCTAGTGCAGCTTTAGCCTCTCAAACACAATcaacagggagaaaagacagacagaggATCTCTGGATATTTCTAAGAAGTCATGTCTTTGGAAGGCTTCGCAGATTCTCCTTGCTCCAAGAAATCCCAAGTATGCAGCTGCTTGCAGTCACGGCTTGAAACCAGGCCAGGAGAGCAAACCTTCACAGCGAGAACCACTCCAGCAGCCAGGGAAgagtggaggggagggggctgctaTCAGAAGAACTTGACGCCTCGACCATCGTCCAGCGTGATAATTTCAGCCTTGTGCTCTTGCTGCAAGGCTTGCAGGGCACGGAGCAGCATAGTCTCATCTAAGCCATGGAACTCTAGGGAAGGACAGAGATCCCCAtcaacaggaacaaaaaaaaattacatcaggAAACAAACAGGCTTCTGAAGTCCAGGGACTGGTGGCAGTGAAGCAGAGGGCTCTGAAGAGCACCTTTCAGGCTCCAGTGCCGTAACACTACGGCAAATCCAGAGTCACGGCTACGCTGACAGACTCATCACTACATTGCTGCATCAGGAACAAAGCCTGAAGGTCAACAGACAGAAGGGAGTGAGTCACAGCAGTCTCAAAGGCAGCGCAGAAGCTAGccataaaaccaaaacacctcaCGCCAGGTGAAGAGCTGGGCACTAGGGAGGctcggggggcagggggaggttTAGAGTGCAAACAGTGATAACAAAGGGAGATGTCCGTGCAAAGTGGTAAAAAAGCCTTCAGAGAGGCATTTGCCAGTGGCGATTGGTGTGAGCttgcaaaagcaattttaaaatatttaatctacAAAGCTATAATCTGACAATCAACTGTTTACACGCTCAAATCAAGTGTGCTCTGAAAACCTGCTCCAGAACTGACACATGACATTACCTTCATTCTCTGTATCATCTCCGCTGGCTAGTTCATACAGCGTGAACACAGAGTTGGTCAAGCCGTTCTTTGACACCTGGAAACATAAAAGCAATATTGCAAATCTCGTCCATGTGATTTAACATCCTTGGCATGATCTCTCGTACGTTTCAGTGCAAGCAAAATGGAACGTGGACAGCACTCGATGAGCAGAAACACCCTGGAAACGCTCTGGGGCACTGGAGAGTCAAGAAATGAGGCCTAAGGAAACTAAGACGGTTCCtttccctgcccctctgcccacGTGTTTCGCAATAAGGACTCGTGCCATACGAAGGCGACGCAGCTCTGTCCTCACTACAGAACAGCCAACTGCAGTGGGAGCAGACGACTGCATCCGCTGCTCAAACTGCGTCTTACAGCAAGTAAAAAGCCGTTAATGTCTCTATGCTTCTCTGCAacagagagaaatggaagaaggaagGTAAAAGCAGtgaggaagcaaaagaaaaatattccagcGGTCTTTTTCACACATCGCAGCCAATACCACCTGTCCTCCCAGGCACTGAAAGCCTGGTCTGTGGGGCGAGGCAGCTGCTACGTTCTCACCCACTGGTAGATGAGCTTTCCCCATTCTTCTGGTCTCCTCCACATGATcagaaaactggttttgttcttatCTAACCATTCCAGGTTCCCTAAAACCAACAGGGAAAAGGTATTTAATCAGAGCGCAAGTCTACAGCAAGGATCAAACCCGCAGATTTCACGACACGTGCCAGACGTTATGCCCgtgggcagctgcaggcagctgcctctcccCGCCACGTGACCGCTCACGCCAGCTCCCCAAATATCTCCACGGCTACAGAAATTAATCTCTCTTTCGAGCCCCCTCTTCCTCCCGCAGCCTAATCTGCCCCTGGAAAGGCGGCGCTTTGGCTCCCACGCGTGGGCGATGCCGGGCACCCGGGGCCGGGAAGGCCCGTGGGACCCTGCCCGGGCGGAGGCAGAGCCCACGGccccgggctgggccgggcgcGCCCCGGGTCCGGCTCCCGGCAGCGGGACGGAGCCCGCCCGGCGGCTCCCGCCCTTCCTGCCCTGCGGGCTGCGGGCCGGGCACCGGCCGcgggacggacggacggacggacagacggCACCCACCGTTCTTGCGGAGCTCCTCCAGCACCACCTGGATGGACTCCAGCGGCAGCTTCCCTGGGCGGGGGTTAAGGAGGCTCTCACCGGCcgcgggagggagggggggacggGGCGGCAGGCGGGGCACGGGGGCTCCGGGGCCGGGCCCCAAAGGATACGCTGCAGGCGGCGGTTGGCGAAGAGCGGGCTGTCCTGGGCCTCCCGCACCGTCATGGCGGGCAGCCGGTGCCGCTGGCTGTAGGCGAGCGCCAGCGCGCACCAGGCCGAGAGCTGCTTCTGCCGCGTCTCGCCGTTGGGCTGCAGCCTGCGGGGCTCCGCTCAGCGGCCGGGacgggccggggccgggcggctcCGCGGGGGGACCcggcgcccccggcccggcctaACCccagccgcggccccggcccggccccgcccccccagcccccgccccccccgccccggtccctgtctccccccgccccggcctcagccccgcgcccccggtGCCGGCGCCGGCCCCGTCCCGCGCTCACGTGAAGAAGGGCGGGAAGCTGTACTGCCAGGGCCACGCGAAGCTCATCGCCGCCGCCGgaaccgccgccgccgccgccttccgGGCCGCCCCCCACCCCGGAGCCGCTCCCTCCgccgaggccccgccccctaCGCAGCCCCGCCCCACGGAGCCCCGCCCCGCGAGCCCCCGCCCCCCACgacgccccgcccccgcggagccccgccccccaagccccgcccccgcgggccccgccccgccaggacggcggcggcccggccctctgccggtgcccggtgcccggtTCTCGGTGCGTCGCCGGGCGCGTTCCCTGCGGAGGGCTGCGGGCTCCGGCCGCGCCCAGCGCTGCCCGCTGCCTCCCCGCGGCGAGGAGCTGCCGGCGAGGCCGTGCCGGGGCGGTGCtggcggcgggagcgggcccGGGCCCGGTGGCCGCGGCGCGAACGAGCGGCGGAAGAACCAGCGCCACGCGTGGGGGACGAAGCGTTTAATCCCcagccgcggggccggcggctgAGCGGGGTGGGGAGCGCCGGCGGCGGCACAGCTGGAACCGGCCGCCCCGGCAAGCGTGTGCCGGTAGCCCCGGGAGcccccccggggcggccccccccggggctgctcAAGCCGCCAGTGGCCCCACGGGCCCCAGGGTGCGGGGAGCGTGGGGCAGCGCCCGGGCGCAGGACCCGCagggccgccgctgcccgcttTCTGCCCGCcgcaggcagcggggcggccAGCGATCGGCAGCGGGTGCCCGGGCAGCGGTGCTAGGGCTGGGCCTTGCCGTCCTTGCTGCGCCAGATGACCAGGGTGACCAGGAAGGGGATGAGGCAGATGGGGGCGATGATCATGGCCAGCAGCACGTCCTCGGGCGGGTCGAAGTAGACCTGGTGCTCCAGGGTGCAGTTGTGGAAGTAGCGGTGGTGGCTCTGGAAGATGTACTGCTCCGCCAGCGCGTTGGGGTAGCCGTAGTGCAGGTGGTCAGCCCAGCCCTCCAGGCAGGCCTGCAGCAAGCTGTAGGGCCTGGGGAGAGAGCCACGGGGTGCtgagaggggatggggacatgcaGGGGCACGGGGTGGCTGTGGGACACCAGAGGCACGGACCCCCAGACAGCCCCAAGCCCCCCggcccagcagcactgctctgggctgcccagggcttgccccgcgccccgctgcctgcaccagccagccccacacaggcaggagcagctggaggggaaggtggccctggggacctCGGGCTGAGAGCTGGTGGCCCATCGGCACGGCCCGGGGGCTCTGCCCCCATCAAACACTTTCCGCTGTCTTGGGAGCTGCTCCACTCGTGGGGACGGAGCGGCCACAAGCAATGGCCCCACCAAAGGGTCCCTACGTGTGGCTTCCCCAGCCCGGGAGCCGGTCAgagcccctgtccccccgtacccctgcagcgctgcccgggAGGGCTCTCCGGCCGTCCCGCCACCCCGTACCTGCTGATGACTTTCCACTCGCACAGCTCCGATGCCGTCACGTTCCTCATCAGGTCGACGAAGAACTCCCAGCACTTCTGCGTGATGTTGGCGTACGTCTCCTCTGCAGGGGAAAGGCGCTGAGCACAGGCAGCGTGCCCCTGCCAGAGCTCGTCCCTGCCCGCGGCTGCCGCCGGGTGACACCTGGCACCCGGACCCCTGCCCAGGCCGGCGGGGAGGATGCAGGCATGGTGGGGGACCGgcccccacagcagccccagggcgATGCCCAGGAGCACAGCAGGAGGGCAGGCTGCTGCCGGCTGCCCCCACTGCGGCCCGCGCCGGGGAGTGCTCCGCAGCACAGGCCAGCTACTTTGGGGACGGACAGAGAACGCACAGCCATGGGAAAGGGGGGGTCACCTTGTGGTGCAGAGCCAGCCCCGGCTAGGGCACGGTTGGCCCCGCGGCGCTGCCCAGCCCTCGCCGAGCCCCAGCACTCACCCATGAGCTGGGCCGTCCAGTTGAACATGGCCATGGGCGGGCTTGTCCTGGCATCCTGGCCGAAGCCCTCGGCCTCGGCGCCCGCGTGGCAGAACCCGGTCCCCAGGAATGctgcggaggggaggggacagggtcAGCGGGGGACAGGCACTGGCAGGGCCCCGTGCACGGGAGCTGCCCCGGCAGAGGCCGGGGTCTGCAGTAGGGGAGTGGTTTCGGGTGTCCCTCGGGGGCCACTGGAGCCCGCGGTCAGGGTGCGGGGAGCCGTACTGCCCAGAGCCCGGCATGCGCTGGGGCCAGGGCGTCCAGCCCCCcatgcaggcaggggctgtggggagggctCAGCCAGGCTGCGGGCAGCTGCCCAAGGGCTCGGAGGGGCTGTCTGGGGGCTGtgggccctgggctgtgggTCACAGCACGGGGGCGAGCCGTGTCCCCCACCAGTGCTGAGGCAGCACGGCGGCTGCCCCATCGCCCTGGGTGGCTGCATTGCAGCcggacagggctggggcaggaagAGGAAGCGCGGGCCGCAGCGCAGCACTGCTGGAGAGCCCCTCCGCCCGCCATCTGCCCCACACCCAGCACAGCCCGCCATGGCGTGGGGCACGTGCCTCCTCCGCCCTGCCAGCCGCTTGCCCGCCGCCTGGCCCACCGGAGCCCCACGGCCCGAGGAAACCGCCCCATCCATCTTCTGGCCTCGGCCAAGGGCCCACGGCGTGGGGCAGTGATGCCGGTCGCGTGGTGAACCACCCCGGTGGGCCCTGCCTGGGCCGCTCATGCGGCGCTCCGGTGCGGCCAGGCACCGGCCACGGGGTGCTGCCGGCCTGGCACAGCGGCTGTGGCAAGGGCAGCCCACCCtgtcccggtcccggtcccggtcccggtctGTGATGGCCCGTCCAGCCCCTCTCTGTCCCAGTCCGGGGCTTCGCAGGGCTCCCCAGCTGTTCCCGTGGGTCGTTTGCAAAAAGATCGGGGATGAGCGCAGCGGGGGATGCCTGGCAGCGCCCGGTGCCCGCCTGCCACCAGCCCCTGGCCACGCAGGCGACGGCCGCCCCAGCCGCCCTCGGCGCTGCCAGGCTGGCCCCATCCCGGGGCGGGCGGTGGGCCGGGCTGAGCCGAgaccccggccccgggccccaCGCGCGGGAGGGCGGCCGCGTGCGGGGTGGTGCGAGGCGCGGAGCCTCCCGCCAGCGGCAGCcacggccccggggccgcccccgcgcacttaccccagagcagcaggagccctCGGGAGAGCCGGCCGGAGCCCGTCTGCGTGCGCGGTGCCATCCTGCAAAAGCCTGCCGGCTAACGACCGGGACAAGTATTTCAATGGAAATAACAGGAAGCAACTCCTTTCCTCTGACAGGGGCAGTTTGACTACGGGAGACGTGTGAAAAATGAGATTGCTCAGCGCCGCGTTAAAGCGGCTCTCCCGGCGGGACCCCGCTACCGCGCGGCGCAGCGCTGGCCCCCGCGGGCATCGCTCCCGCACCCCGGTGCCCAGGCAGCCCGCGCCTCACCCGGCTGCCCAGAGGCTCCGCTCCCCGCGCAGCACGTCCAGTTTTACGAGGCCGCTATTTGTTTACTTGTGTATTTCTCTTTAATCCTGTCTGGGCTGGGTTGTGAAATCCCTCTTCTCCTGCGTGGAGGGCAGGCAGCCCGGCAGCCGGGGGGAGTGGACGGGGAAGCGTAATGTCCCCGGACAGGCGCTGCCGCCTGGcgtgggggcagcggggggacCCACGGCCCCGACACCGCGGCTTCCGGCTCACCCGGGCACCTGCCCCGTGGCTGGCACCGCCGGGGCAAGCCtggcccctgcctgcagccgggGAGGGAAGGGTGAGACCTGCCTGTGGGTGCGAGGCCGCcgcaggcagggaggtggggagagggcagaggctTGGCCAACGTTGCCAGTCCTTGGCCCTGACGCCTTCCTTCCGcaccgcccggcccggcgcccgCCCGGCTCTGCCAGAGCCCCTCGCTCCTGGCACAGCTCCCGCCTGCGGGGCCCGCATCCCCCCGCAGCGCAGCACCAGCCAGAACGACCCTGGCCCCGCGAGTCTGCGGCGTTCCCGCCCGAGGACTGGGCTGAGGCCGAGTGAGCTCATTTCACCTCTGGCCCAGGGCAGAGCGTGAGCCCAAAGCTTCCCCTTTAACAGCCCGCCCGCGGGACGCACAGAGCGTGAATCGGAGCTCGACGAAGCGCAGCTCGGAGGGACCCTCCCTGCTGCAAAAGATGATCTCGCCGGGCTTTGTGCTCCCCAGCAAATGTCCTGGCAGAGCCGCCTGACCCCCTCGGGGCCGCGGCAGCCGCTGCTCCAGGGCACCGCGGGACCTTTCGTGGGCGAGCGGCTGCATCTGGAAGCCGTCAGCCTGGTGctctgggggctgctgggatgGAGCCCCCTGGTCCCGCTCTTTGTTGGAGCCGCAGGAGCCTCCGGCCAGGCAGCGGGAGCCTCTGCCAGGGAGACACCCAATGATCTCAGCGCGGTCCCAGGGCCGGGACGGCCGCCCCCCTCCTGGGGCATACGGAGGGGACGGGCAGGAATgggacgggcagggacgggacgggcagggacgggACAGCGGTTGCCAGCCAAGGCCCGGGGCTCCCCCCTGCCAGCCTGGCATCCGCGGGGAGAAGGTGCCGAGGAAGGGGCTCGGCTCACGCAGGGTCAGGACCCCAGCACCCGGGACCCTTCTCCCGCCACTCCCCCTCCTCGGGGCAGATGCATGCATCCAGGGCCCCGGGCCCAGCCTCCCCCCGTGCCATGGGACCCGCTCCATCCCCAGGGATGCCCAGACGCCcgtccctgctctgccctgtccCGACCACCCTCGGCCCGCTCGGCCCGCTTGTTAGTTCCCAGGGCCGGGAGGGAAGAGGGCTGTTGCCGGCCCCTCGTAGGCgcgggggcaggcaggggctgggcagctgcctgctggggtttGAGCCCCTTTCCGGGCTCTGCTGAGCGTGAAGACGGCTGCGAGGGGCACAAGGCAGCCGAGCCCCACG
The DNA window shown above is from Ciconia boyciana chromosome 22, ASM3463844v1, whole genome shotgun sequence and carries:
- the VPS25 gene encoding vacuolar protein-sorting-associated protein 25 encodes the protein MSFAWPWQYSFPPFFTLQPNGETRQKQLSAWCALALAYSQRHRLPAMTVREAQDSPLFANRRLQRKLPLESIQVVLEELRKNGNLEWLDKNKTSFLIMWRRPEEWGKLIYQWVSKNGLTNSVFTLYELASGDDTENEEFHGLDETMLLRALQALQQEHKAEIITLDDGRGVKFF
- the RAMP2 gene encoding receptor activity-modifying protein 2 isoform X2, whose product is MAPRTQTGSGRLSRGLLLLWAFLGTGFCHAGAEAEGFGQDARTSPPMAMFNWTAQLMEETYANITQKCWEFFVDLMRNVTASELCEWKVISRPYSLLQACLEGWADHLHYGYPNALAEQYIFQSHHRYFHNCTLEHQVYFDPPEDVLLAMIIAPICLIPFLVTLVIWRSKDGKAQP
- the RAMP2 gene encoding receptor activity-modifying protein 2 isoform X1; this encodes MSSLGLSPVLGRERRRLAGPGSFWLVLRCGGMRAPQAGAVPGARGSGRAGRAPGRAVRKEGVRAKDWQRWPSLCPLPTSLPAAASHPQAGLTLPSPAAGRGQACPGGASHGAGARVSRKPRCRGRGSPRCPHARRQRLSGDITLPRPLPPAAGLPALHAGEEGFHNPAQTGLKRNTQPAGFCRMAPRTQTGSGRLSRGLLLLWAFLGTGFCHAGAEAEGFGQDARTSPPMAMFNWTAQLMEETYANITQKCWEFFVDLMRNVTASELCEWKVISRPYSLLQACLEGWADHLHYGYPNALAEQYIFQSHHRYFHNCTLEHQVYFDPPEDVLLAMIIAPICLIPFLVTLVIWRSKDGKAQP